The genomic window ttttaatttatttctattgaaaattattttattattttattttaaggaatTGTGGAGAAATGCAAATGGCATCAAGTACACATAAGGCGTACATGCATTCCACCCCATGCAAATCAGGATCTAATGTTTGTATTCTGTTTTTTAACtgaatattacctattattattaatattaaactttatcaTTTTCTTAGATAATGTACGCTTGGGCTCGTGATGCACCAACTTTGAAACTTCCAGATGGTGTTGGATTTAAAGTCGGAGGGGATTCGCAGatcaattatttagttttacagGTTCACTACCACAGGACGTTTGATGGtcagtattaaatatgtacagtacagaaattttaaactctcgatttatttttgtattacatgCCCATAATTCAATATGAGCATAATTCTAATTGTTTGAAATCTTAAATGTTTGGCCCAAATTAAACGTAATTGTAATGATACGTTACTAACTAATCttaatgtacaaattatttactatacagaTGATGAAACGGATAACTCTGGGATATACTTACATTACACAGAACAACAGTAagataatctaatatttttatttacatctaTGATCTATCTATAATCTGTATAACATTTCTTGAGTTTGTGTATaatgttatcaatttattattatacataaaaatatagattactttatacttatatttatttgttataattataaagtatctaCAACTTTATCCTAAAGGACTTAAAGATGTGTTATACTTAATACAGTATTTAGActcataaaactatattatagatatgagATATATTCCTCTGACTTTTAATTTACAAGTGCTACGTATTACGgctactaaatttttttaataatattttcttacagATTAGATAAACAAGCTGGAGTATACTTACTAGCTACAAATGGAAGGATTCCTCCAAATTCGATCGAACACATGGAAACATCGTGTCCTCTCTACGAGACTGGAAAAGTCATACATCCGTTTGCGTACAGAGTCCACACCCACGAACTTGGTATGTGTTAAGAGTACAATGTGTGCTTAGTTCatcacattttgtttttatgttaaaagttCATCACAACAATAATCGattttttgcttttaataGGTAAAGTTGTAGCTGGTTACAGAGTAAAGAATAGTAACGGAGTACAAAAATGGGATTTACTAGGAAAAAGAGATCCTATGACTCCACAAATGTTTTATCCAATAGAGAACAATATTACAGTCAAGTTTGGTGATATTTTGGTAAGAATTTTATCTATGTATCTATACTACTGTATAACCGCGAGGTCTCTAATTATTGacgatttcaaataatataattttgaataatttccgATCTTACAAGTTACAGTATAGGTATTacagtagttttaaaattagtttaacaaatattttaccgTTAGTATTTTGGATCATTAGGATTCGGAAATTACATTATACCACAAAAAATACCGTTTGATATCTATACCGCTAGGCgctaatattactataatctatctattatctattatatatatatatatatatatataatttaaacgttttatagGCTGCCAGGTGCACAATGGAAAGCAGACGAAACACCGTTACTAGAATTGGGTAAGATCGACACgactcattaaatataatcccAGTCACTGTGGTTAATTTTCCGatgattattgaattttttcacAGCGCAACGAGCGACGACGAAATGTGCAATTTTTACGTGATGTACTGGGTAGAGGGGACTGAACCTTTGGAACAACAGCTCTGCGTATCGGAAGGATCTCCGCGGTATTATTGGTACAATGATCCGTATCTGACGAACATACCGGATGAAGAAGCGTCGACCTTATAAACACTAGCTAgttaacaaaatgttataattattgattttatttttggttgtcAGATATAATCGGTGcctgttttatttatgaatatttatctataataggtacacgtCCCAATACCAACATtcctcttttattttttaatataatttattgttatttattatcatcattatttttattattttacaattgagttacctattttatattatattattgtataaattataaaaagtaccgACCAAAGATGAGATAATcagtatttaatgttttaattatggaCTATGGTTTCAGTACATACCTAAGTCCTATACACGCATGGAATGtctcgaataaaatattatgaattgaaTAGCAGCTATATGCTATCAACATGTGTATctaccattaattattatatattattaatattattcagtcaattttttaaatttaattaaattacactaGTATATCATTGCAtagataatatcaattaagtacctattataaatatttaacatacacGAATTACACTATATTTACCTACAGCTAATgatacctaattttaaaatcaatcatatacattttattttatacagcaTACTTACTGGGTTCTAGTACAAAAATaccaattacatattttaaatcaaaaatatctgTGTAGAAGTTTCTCCGTCCACTTAACActcaaaaatagatttaataaaatattttaaacattttcaaaatacccAAGTAGTATGTTTATACACAAACTATACTTTAACCCTACAAAAAaagaagatttaaaatatataaaatatgttatagtgTTACAAATAGTTTAgtcttattaataaaattataaaatactaatattttaggcTTGTATTCCAAATCAATGAAGTTTGATgagtgtaaaattaatataaattagttaattcataaattctaactatagaatatacaaaaaaaaaatcaaaatataatgaaatatatttgtagaTTATTTAAGacctgaaaaacaaaaatcaatcttatgtttggttttatttttaactaaaatcgATTGGATATAGAATCTCAAGAAGTAAAAAttctaatcattatatttatttattaattcaatatgtatagtattgaatatacaataaagttgataaaaattaaatgtatcgaAATTAGTTCTACTAGAACAATACTCAACTGGCTAgccctatttttaaatttttatctaaaaatatttggtatgtGATGAATGATTATAACACAAgggtaatatatttcaatggaCTGACACTGTgagtaatcaattattaattttacaaataaataaataaaatttataataattacaacaatCATTATACgtagctaaaataaaatattttttctttatacacAACATAcacattatcaaattattaattgttaataataataataataaactagaatagtataaacatttatctgAATGAAAATGTACCTTTTTAACAAatctaaaactaattattcttaatgatataatatactaatataggtactttagtacttaactatcaaaatataaatctgaacatatttaaatatttatttagtagtaATATcccaatttatataaattcaacaaaattgtggtttaacttaactttcatattataataaataaatatactatgtatgttttataataaattatttaatgttttgctATTACTTATACTACCAATTTAGTATTGTATATTGAATGATTCTTTTCATATAGTGGTTAGGGTTAACTactagatattaatatattattataactataatgttttgaattaaaaatttattttttatttaaaatagttaatgttTATCTGATAtagtatgttaaaatttaaaaggaatatataatacatattaaactaggtacctactcgtacttatataataatatcacaatattgTTCTATTCATactctattaataaaatattttaacaaattataaacagtaggatagttatattttaacttgattAAGATATCTAATCCCTTTATATTTACCTTTGCTTATATTACATATGATACTATAAACAATTGAccacaaataaatgtttattataccccagttaaaaaaaaaaaattatttgcagcAGAGTACAAAATAGAAGAACTTTGATATAATGTAGAAATGTTTGAGGAAATTGGTAAATCCTACCTACTTGGGTGTGTTCGAATATTATTAGTCGGAGTAGAGTACGTTAGAGTAGAGTTAACTGTATTGCCATCAGTGgagttaaaataacttacctatttattttgggTTGTCGGGTTAACCCGAAGTCAACAACTATGTGTTACTGAACGGTAGCATGAAGTTAATTCTTTTACACTGAATAACTTGGGTTACTCGAGTTAACTATAGTTGAGTTTTCGAACACACtccttattatttaattctatttcTTACTATCTCATATTATCACAATCATCATATAAcacagaaattataaattccaagactcaattacaaatatacttatacacctaaatgaattactaattacatttaaaattgatgcttgtcaaaaagttaaaattgtattgttttattaagttttgtttaaattttctcaaattatgatttattactttttaacatacatttaCTATTgagaaatgtataaataatatctaaaataggggtgctatacatattatattatatgaaagctgattattatctaattgtactgtttattaatttaaatatgtttattttcagagaaattttaaactttcatgTTAAATATAGTAAGTTAATATATGTACTGCACCTAGCTTAAGGAttaaatttggtaaaaatcaGGTATGTGTTGTTACATAAGTGGCataaaaactgttatttatttttcttatactaTTAAGATTATACTTTAGTATcgacctatataataaatgaacatacatatataaaaaaaaattattatactatactatatgtttgtatagattaaaattaaaatatatattaataatgctgATGTTATTTTAACTACCATCCACctacctttaaaaaaaaaaaaaaatttaatcagtttatattattataataatattgataatacttgaatattgtgaataaaaatttaatcagtCTTTAAACGattaatggtaaaataatatttttatccaacTAAGCTTAGATCATATACTAGTATATGATTTAACCaactaagtaaatattataatataatacctaataacagcacagaaaatatttagtgGTATCACaagcaatatacatattatatatattaatgtattgagaaataattattaattgatattaccGGACTGCATTTATGTTGATTGTCTATGCattacaattacaaataaacatacatatcaAGATGTGTACTTAATGTTTAGACAATCATGGTACATATTTACATGGTggacaaagaaaataattgtgaaatgAATGCTTGAATTTTCaaggaaattaatatttactgaatTTAACAAAGACatttcattgaataataaaatttttgctAACCACacacaaataattgtttaattatatttttttattaaatacttaaacattataacGAATTgagtgttgaaaaataaaagtaaagtattgtacattttaaaacctaaTTCAAGTATATCACAAGTCACAACACTGTATAAACTACATATTAAACACAGTGCttaggtatagtattatttttgaatacaaatatgtttCAATATACTTTGAAACAAGAAGTtggaactattataatacatttcatgcatttaaaatgttatctgcaattaatatttatttttgttagtatacatttttttgtatacaagtCACAGAGGcacttaaataaacatattcaaTTCGCCCAATGtccaataatgtattattatgacattataagtattaattattcatatgtaATGCATATAGAACTATAGAAGAATTTGTGAATATGTCaagtgtatacataattataacctataaataataaaaaaatgttttaaaaaataatttataaatataggatAGAGTAAATTTATCCTgatttataacacaatataacagTATGACTAACCTTTAAGGCCTGAAGTTAAAGATAACTATGGAAAaacatatagttaataatgtaattaaactattataggtagtatCTATCATCCAGTCAATAACTGaactatagattttttttttatatataattttaattacatatggtactattttttttaatattctttaattttatactaacaactattttaactttgaaatttaaata from Aphis gossypii isolate Hap1 chromosome 1, ASM2018417v2, whole genome shotgun sequence includes these protein-coding regions:
- the LOC114129500 gene encoding peptidylglycine alpha-hydroxylating monooxygenase, encoding MPSASSASFVSLVVVFATAAIWPSAESYRVDKYSLLMPNVQPKKMDLYLCTPIRIDPSKSYFIVGFEPKAHGHTSHHMLLYGCSDPGSEDPVWNCGEMQMASSTHKAYMHSTPCKSGSNIMYAWARDAPTLKLPDGVGFKVGGDSQINYLVLQVHYHRTFDDDETDNSGIYLHYTEQQLDKQAGVYLLATNGRIPPNSIEHMETSCPLYETGKVIHPFAYRVHTHELGKVVAGYRVKNSNGVQKWDLLGKRDPMTPQMFYPIENNITVKFGDILAARCTMESRRNTVTRIGATSDDEMCNFYVMYWVEGTEPLEQQLCVSEGSPRYYWYNDPYLTNIPDEEASTL